The Blastopirellula marina genomic sequence GGTTAGCAGTTGGGCATCGTGCCCGCGGAGCATAGGAATGCGATAAGCCAGCACGGCCTGGGCTTGCCACTCGGCAAACAACTTCGGCGTGATATGCTTGGCCTTCAGCTTGGGGGCGACGGTTTTGGCATCGGCGGATACCAACTGAGCCACTGTCTTGATGCCGACGCCGTTGAGCCGCTTGGCGGTTTTGTTGCCGATCGAAGGGGCATCGACGACCGGGTCTTCCCAGTTCAGGTAGAACTTCAGCGGCTTGTCTTCGATCGGCTTCTTCTCTTCGATCGCTCGCTCGCGTGGAGGCGTTTCAGCCAGTGGCTGTTTGACTTCCGATTGCGGCCTCGCTTTCGGTGCGATGGAAACCGACGGCGGGTAGTCCTCCTCAGGCTGCTCGATCTTTGCTGCCTGAACCTTGGGTGGTTCGACTTGTGGAGGTTTCACGGAAACCGGCGGTCGCGTCCGTTCGACTGGGCTGGCTGGTTCGTCTTCTTCCTCGAGTTCGTCCTCCGGTTCTTGAGGTTTCGGTCGAATGGTCACGCCTTTGGTCGGCTGATAGAGCTGGCTTGGCTGCGGCTTCTCGGCGAATGGCTTCGGTGCTGGTTCGTCCTCCTCTTCATCCTCTTCAAAGGATGGGATCGGAATCGAAACGCGCGGCTTGGTTTTTTCTTCTTCGATCTCGCGACGGGGCTTCGGTGGTTCAGGCTTGATTGTGGTCGACTTGCGAGTGCCGGTCAGCTTCAGGCTTGCAAGACTCACCTCCGGAAGATCAGGCACCTCATATAAAGGTCGTTCTCCTTCCTGAGGCTTATTCGGGTTCATGTCCGCTTCCAGCTCATCGCGAACGACACGTATGTCTTCCGGCAGATTGCGTTCGACTTTGCCGGTCTTCTGGTACTCGCGAAACATCTGCCGGACGAGTTCTGCCTGTTCGGCGTTTTCCATCCGCTTGGTAACCCATTGCACCGGCATCTCCAGCGTGGCGAAGACGGTCTCGACGACCAGTAGTACGTAAGGAGGTTCGTGGGCAGCTTCGTCGAATGCGCGGCCTATGATCTTCGCGAAGCCAGCGATCGCGTAGCCGATCATCTCGGAAGCGATGTCGCGGCAAGTGACGTCGAGTCCTCGCGGAGGATTGCGACGCCCCTGCTTGAAGTTGTAATGATCAATCAAGCTCTGGTAGTTGGCGTGCGATTTGGTCGCGCCATCGCGAACCATTTGTTCGAGCCAGTTCTGGCCGCTGGGCATCCGTACCGCCGGTAGCCCGCGAAGCTCGACCATGGATCGCAACCGATCGTACGAGCAGCTAATGCTCCATTCCGCCGCGCGATGGATGTTGTTCTCGGCCTCGGAACTACCGGTGTGAAACGGCATGATCGGGTCGCTGTAGTAGTGACTCAGGACGCCTGCGTTGTAGGCGGCCTCTTTCCACTTCTCCGCGCGGATCGATTCGACCAGCAGATCGTACCACTTTCTGGCCGCTTTCTCGGCACCGCCCCAGTAGTCTTGCGAGGGATGGAGAACGTGATTACGGAAGTCCTTGAACTTCTTATCGGGATCCTTCGAGCCCCGCAGATAGGGCTCGTAGTGCTTTAGGAAGATGTTACGACGGCGCTCGCTGTTCTCGGCCGGCAGATGTTTCAGTGCATCCATCGCCAGCTTGTGGTGTGTGCCGTTGGCATGGGCGGCGTACAGAATGTCGAACAGCAAATGCAACGGGGCTTCCTTTCCCGAGTTCCTTCGTATCCGCGTGCGGGGAGAATGATGGCGTCTCGCTACGCGAATTCTAGCGAAAAGTGGCCATTTGCCCCAAGCCGGATTTGATGCTTATGCCTCGTCCAGCGGGTATCCGTTGGACTCGAAATACCCTCGCCAGCGGCGTTGAATCTCCCGGCGAGTGGCTTCATCCATGGAGTGGCTGTTGCGGCGATAGTCCTTGGTACGTTCGGCGTAGTCTCGTACGCCTTGTTCGATGCGGTCGTACCCGTCCAGGTTGATCGAATCGTAGATACGACGAACTTCCCCTACCGGGTCGGCGATCAGGTCCTCGTAGCGAGTCTGGCAAACCTTCTCCTTGGGTACCGATGCCAGTCCGCGGTCGTAGGCGGCGTACATCCGCTCGAAGCAGTCGAAGACGTACTCGCGATAGTCATCCTTCGAGACCTGGAATGCTTGCACTTCGTCCATGGTGTTCCACAGACGGACCGTCGACGCATAGACATCGTAGGGATCGCGAGCAATGTGAATGAACTTCGCGTCCGGGTAACGCTCGGCCAGTTCGCCGATTCGGCCGGTGTGCGTGGGTGACTTCAGGATCAGCGGCTTCTGCTCTTGAACGGTGACCATGCGCATGAACAGGTCGAGCGTGTCGAGCCACTCTTCTTTACGATGCGGCGGAACAGCGGCCAGATCGAGAAAGTCGGGATCAGGCTTGGCGTTATTGGGGAATGCCATCCGTACGTAGGGGGACATTTCTCCCAGGCTCAGAACGCCGAACTCGTCTTCCTGCGGCTTCGACCATCCCATGCCCATGTTGTCCATCGGGCGGCTCTTGGGCATGAAGAAGTTGCAGTATTTCTCGATCAACCGGCCGTAGATCAAAAACATGTTCGGCGCAAAGCACTGAATCGTGTTCGGTGTCGCGTAGCGGTCGTCGGCGGCCATCAACTCGTGCAGAAGGGTCGTACCACTTCGCCAGTGACCAAGGATGAAGATCGGGTTCTCGATTTTCGCGTCTTTGATCTTCTTGCCAAAGAAGAGGTTTTGCAACTGATGGCAAACGCTGTTGTTGATCGCAAAGCCGGAAACAGTCGCGGCCAGGCCCAGCTTCAGGGGATGCACCTTGAATCCGTTCTTTGCTAGCAGACTGCCCCACGTACCTACCCGCATACCGTGCCAGACGCGCGGCGTGTACCAGGGGTAATTGTTGGCTTTGGGCTTCTTCGGTTTCGAGGCTTCCGCCGGTTTCGACTGCGAATCGGTGGCGGGGGATGAGGCATTCAAGTCGCTCAAGTTCCTAAAACGTCTGCGATTGGGGTATGGGTACCGAAGTTTACGCCAAAAACGCTAAATCGACCAGCGAAGGTCGGTCAACGTGTTCCCTCTCCCTTCTCAAGGGAAATTGTCAGGGTGAGGGTTGGAAAGTTGGTACCAGGTTCGCCCCTCACCCTAACCCTCTCCTCTGAGGGGCGAGGGGACAGGAATCGAGAGAACGCGAATGAGTGCCCCTTATTGCTAGCACCTGGCACCCCAGTTAACTCGTCTGCAGGCAACAACTTCCACTGAATTGATCGCTCTGGACACCCCAAAGGGGTTTCAGTAATCTTCCACCCGCCCGACGTCGGATCGGACAGGGAAAACCTTTAGACAAACTTGAAAAAAGTTCGCAGAAACTCGTGGATTTCAGCCTCAGCAGAATTCGAGACCTGATCTTGCCCATCGGTATCATCACCAGCGTATTGGTGATTTTGATGCCGTTGCCGGCACCGCTGATGAATTTGCTGCTGACAGCAAACATCACGGCGGGGGTCATCATCTTGCTGACGACCATCTACGTGAAGACACCCCTCGAGTTCAATATTTTTCCTTCGCTGCTCCTCGCCACGACCCTTGCTCGGCTCGTGCTGAACGTCGCTACCACGCGACTTATTCTGACTGGGGCGGCAACCGAAGGGATGGATGCCGCTGGCGGCGTGATTCAAAGCTTCGGCGAATTCGTGGCCGGCGACCGCGTTGAAGTCGGGATCATTATCTTTATCATCATCGTGCTCATCCAGTTTCTGGTGATCACCAAAGGTGCCACGCGTATCAGTGAAGTCGCGGCCCGTTTTGCGTTGGATGGGATGCCAGGGCGACAGATGGCGATCGATGCCGACCTGAATGCCGGTATCATCGACGAAGTCGAAGCCCAACAGCGGCGTGCCGAGATCACACAGCAGGCCGACTTCTTTGGGGCCATGGACGGTGCTAGTAAATTCGTCCGCGGTGATGCGATTGCCGGTATCGTCATTACGCTGATCAATATCATCGGCGGGCTGATCATCGGCGTTTCGTCTGGAATGGAAGTGTTTGAGGCGGCTCAGGTCTACACGAAGCTAACCATCGGTGATGGCCTGGTGAGCCAGGTGCCGGCGTTTTTGATTTCGCTGGCCGCTGGTTTGCTCGTTACCCGCAGCACCGAAGAATCGAACCTGCCGGTTGAATTCATCAAGCAGTTGTTCTCGCGTCCAGAAGCGTTGGGTGTGGCTGGTTGCTTCCTGGGGCTGTTGGTTTTCTCGGGCCTGCCGACTCTTCCGTTGTTGCTGATCGGTGCCGGTTGCGTGGGCATCGCCGTGATGACCAAGAAGGGGCAAGCCAAGAAGACACAAACCGAGGCGGCCGAGACCGAAAAGAAACAGAAGGAAGAACAGGACGCCGCCAAGAAGGACGACCGGATCGAAGACTACCTCACGGTCGACCCCATGGAAATGGAACTGGGGGTCGGTCTTGTCCGGCTCGCGGCACCTGCCCGAGGTGGTGACCTGCTGCCGCGTATCACTGGCGTACGTCAGAACGTGGCCAGCGAGATCGGCGTGATCCTGCCCAAGGTTCGCATTCGCGACAACATGCGCCTGCACGAAAACCAGTACCGCATTAAGATCAGCAACAACGTTGTCGCTGAAAATACGATCTACCCAGATGGCCTGCTGGCGATTGCCATGAGTGGTGCCAAGGGAGATTTGCCCGGCGAGAAGACACGTGACCCTGCGTTCAATCAGCCTGCCGTCTGGATTGAGCCGGGCATGCGGCCGCAGGCCGAAATGATGGGCTACACAATCGTCGAACCGACGTCGGTTCTGGCCACGCACTTGCAGCGGGTATCGAAGAAGCACGCGGACGAACTACTGACCCGCGACGCGACCAAGCACCTTCTGGATGAACTCAAGGAAACATCTCCGGCCGTGGTCGACGAGTTGATTCCTGGGGCGATGAAGATCGGCGACGTTCAGGCCGTGCTACAGCTACTGCTTCGCGAAGAAGTTTCGATCCGCCAACTGGCTCGCATCCTCGAAACATTAGGCGACCATATTGGCCGCACGAAAGATCCAGTGTGGCTCACCGAGTTCGTTCGCCACAAGCTGGCCCGTACGATCTGCACCAAGTATCGCGACAAGGAAGGCCGCATCTACGTGGTGCCGCTCGACCCGGCGATGCAGGATCGGATTGCCTCAGGCATTGAAATGGAACGCGGCGCGTTTGCCCGCATGAGTCCTCAAGCCATCGAGATGACATGCAAATCGATTGCCATTGGAATCGAGAAGCTTCGCGAAATTGGCAAGCCGCCGATCGTGCTGGTCAATCCTCAGATTCGCCCCGCCGTGAAACAACTGACCGGCAACTTCATTCCTGACCTGATCGTGCTGAGCCACAACGAAATCACCAACGATACGATGATCGAGTCGATGGGCATTATCAGTGACGCGATGCCAGGCAAACATTAGCCGCCAGGGCCAGGCCCTCAGCAACCGCCGCAGAAGTAGTAAATAATCATCATGGACATACGCTCATTCCGCGCCAAATCGATGCCCGAAGCATTGGAGCTAGTTCGCAAAGAACTTGGCCCCGATGCCGCTTTGCTCCACACGCGAGAAGTTCCCCAGCGTGGGCTGAAGGGCCTTTTCGGCGGTAAGGAAATCGAACTGGCTGCTTCGTCCGATTCCAATCTGAAGAGTCGCTTTCAGGTCGAAGAACCGGAAGAAGAATCTGAAGAACCGGAAGCCGTTGCACCTGAAACTATCGAACAGTTCAATGCTCCACTGTTAAACGATATTCCGAAAGACGACACCGGTATCGACCTGGAAGCGATGTCGTTCAGCCAAAGCTTTTTCAGCACCGGGCCTGGCTGGCCGCCTTCGCTACTGCGAATTCGCGAGCGACTGGTCGAAGCGGAAGTGCCTGGCTTTCTGGCCGATTCGATCTGCGAGAAAGTGCTGTCGAATCATGCCCTGCCGTCGCAGCAAGAAGAAGTCGTTTTGTTGCAGGCCATTCGAAACGAGTTGGCGGAATCGATGCACGTGGGACACGATATCGAAAACCCACATGTTTATCCTCGTATTGTCGCGGCGATTGGACCGACAGGCGTCGGCAAGACCACGACGATCGCCAAGCTGGCAGCTCGGGCCAAGTTCGACCATAAGCGTCGCGTTGGCCTGGTGACGGTCGATACCTACCGGATCGCCGCCGTCGACCAGCTGCAAACCTATGCCGAGATCATGGATCTTCCGATGAAGATCGTATCGACTCCGATGGAAGTTCGCGGTGCTATCAATGAACTGTCGGACTGCGAACAAATTTTCATCGATACGGCGGGTCGTAGCCCTCGCGACGAGGTGCAAGTACAGCAGCTCAGATCTTTGATAAAAGCAGCTTCCCCTGATGAGACCTATTTGGTACTGTCCGCCCCCAGCAGTTCGAAGAACCTGGCCGAGGCGGTGGCAAAGTTCACCACGGTAGGTCCTTCCAGCTGGGTATTAACCAAGATTGATGAGGTTGGTTCGTTGGGTAACACATTGAGTTTTCTGCAAGATCCCCAGCTCCCGCTGGCATACGTGACCAACGGTCAGGACGTCCCCCAGGCCATCGCCGTTGCTGAAGCGGAAGACCTGGTCGCTCGTATCCTGTAGAAACCAACCAGCCTTAGCCAAGTTACTGTCTGATCTAATATGTCGTTTGAACCTTCTTTTCCCCGCGACCAAGCTACGCTTCTGCGAATGCTTGCTAAACGCGCCATGATCGGCGGCACGCCGGCGTTCGCGAAAGCGAAGACCTTCGTGCTGTTTGGTGGTAGTGCGGGGGTAGGAACGACAACCGTTTGCCATAACCTGGCCTGTGCAATGGGACTTGCCGGGCATCGTGTGGCGACGGTCGATCTGAATCCCAACAACGCGGGACTCGCTCTGTTAACCGGTCGCACGCCCACGGTCAGTATCGATGAACTGCTGACGGGACGACTCGACCTGCACGAATACCTGGTGCCTGGCCTGGCGGCATCGCTGCTGCTACCGACCGACCAGAGCAGCGGAGCAGGGGGGTGGCCGGTGGCTGCGGTCGACCGCTTTATCGAACAACTGATGGGACTGGGACGTCATGCCGACATCGTGCTGATTGATGCCGGTAATGAACTGAACCCCTTGGCCGGCGAACTGTGGCGCATGGCCCAACTGTTCCTGGTCGTGCTGAACCCCACGGCGGATGCCATTAAGGCCAGCTACGAGCGGATACGCTCGCTGCATGGTTACTCGCCGAGAAAAGTCACCCATGTCCTTATGAATCGTGCCACGAGCGATTCAGGACATCTCGATTTAGTTGCTGGAATGGATGCCACCGCCGCCAAGTATTTGAACCTGGCCATCGAGTCGGTAGGGCATGTCGAGACGGCCTCTGAGATCAAGGCCGCGTCTCGTGTGGCTCAGCCATTCATTCAACGCTACGCCGATCATACCGCCAGCAAGTCGATTCAGCGCATTGCCGATCGCCTGGTGCGCATGTCGTTAAGCCTTTCCCAATCGCCCTCTTCGAAACGGGCCGCTTAACCATGGTGCTATCGCTGCAATCACTTCAGAACTGGCAACGAGTTTTTCAAGCAAAACAAATGATATCCGTAAAATTACCTCAATTCTCGTTTTTGGAACGTCGATTGAACGAGAAAGCGTCACATGCGCATGTGACGTATGAGGTTTGCGGATCGATACAACTCAACCAACCTGGAATCGATGGGACGCGACTACGCGGGAATCTTGGCTACGACGGCACTAGTCACCGTGACTATACGGGGACTGGTTATGTCTGGCGGGATCGAATCGATTCTTATCGCGGCGATCGGAGCAATGTTTCTGTTCGCGGCAATTGGATGGCTGATAGGAAACGCTGCTGCCCGCATTGTGGACGAATCGGTGCGGCAGCGAATCAATGCGGAGTTGGAAGCAATGGAACACGGTGGCATGTCTGCCGACTCCAAAGCTCCCAAAACCGCGTAACCCGCGACATAGGCCGACAAAGATATTCCTCCCCGGGAATCTCCGAGTCCCTAACGCGAGATTGGATCACCTGATCGATTCCCTTTCCGAAGTGGCATTTTGCCAACAACGGGGAAGTGGCCTGAAGGATTCAGGCCCGTCGATTTCATAAGAAAATGCGTGTTAGCTCAAGATGG encodes the following:
- a CDS encoding DUF4332 domain-containing protein is translated as MHLLFDILYAAHANGTHHKLAMDALKHLPAENSERRRNIFLKHYEPYLRGSKDPDKKFKDFRNHVLHPSQDYWGGAEKAARKWYDLLVESIRAEKWKEAAYNAGVLSHYYSDPIMPFHTGSSEAENNIHRAAEWSISCSYDRLRSMVELRGLPAVRMPSGQNWLEQMVRDGATKSHANYQSLIDHYNFKQGRRNPPRGLDVTCRDIASEMIGYAIAGFAKIIGRAFDEAAHEPPYVLLVVETVFATLEMPVQWVTKRMENAEQAELVRQMFREYQKTGKVERNLPEDIRVVRDELEADMNPNKPQEGERPLYEVPDLPEVSLASLKLTGTRKSTTIKPEPPKPRREIEEEKTKPRVSIPIPSFEEDEEEDEPAPKPFAEKPQPSQLYQPTKGVTIRPKPQEPEDELEEEDEPASPVERTRPPVSVKPPQVEPPKVQAAKIEQPEEDYPPSVSIAPKARPQSEVKQPLAETPPRERAIEEKKPIEDKPLKFYLNWEDPVVDAPSIGNKTAKRLNGVGIKTVAQLVSADAKTVAPKLKAKHITPKLFAEWQAQAVLAYRIPMLRGHDAQLLTACGLETPEDVAKASAKDLLAEVTEFAETSDGQRIIRSGTPPDLAEVTNWIAWARQARRSQAA
- a CDS encoding sulfotransferase family protein, giving the protein MNASSPATDSQSKPAEASKPKKPKANNYPWYTPRVWHGMRVGTWGSLLAKNGFKVHPLKLGLAATVSGFAINNSVCHQLQNLFFGKKIKDAKIENPIFILGHWRSGTTLLHELMAADDRYATPNTIQCFAPNMFLIYGRLIEKYCNFFMPKSRPMDNMGMGWSKPQEDEFGVLSLGEMSPYVRMAFPNNAKPDPDFLDLAAVPPHRKEEWLDTLDLFMRMVTVQEQKPLILKSPTHTGRIGELAERYPDAKFIHIARDPYDVYASTVRLWNTMDEVQAFQVSKDDYREYVFDCFERMYAAYDRGLASVPKEKVCQTRYEDLIADPVGEVRRIYDSINLDGYDRIEQGVRDYAERTKDYRRNSHSMDEATRREIQRRWRGYFESNGYPLDEA
- the flhA gene encoding flagellar biosynthesis protein FlhA — translated: MDFSLSRIRDLILPIGIITSVLVILMPLPAPLMNLLLTANITAGVIILLTTIYVKTPLEFNIFPSLLLATTLARLVLNVATTRLILTGAATEGMDAAGGVIQSFGEFVAGDRVEVGIIIFIIIVLIQFLVITKGATRISEVAARFALDGMPGRQMAIDADLNAGIIDEVEAQQRRAEITQQADFFGAMDGASKFVRGDAIAGIVITLINIIGGLIIGVSSGMEVFEAAQVYTKLTIGDGLVSQVPAFLISLAAGLLVTRSTEESNLPVEFIKQLFSRPEALGVAGCFLGLLVFSGLPTLPLLLIGAGCVGIAVMTKKGQAKKTQTEAAETEKKQKEEQDAAKKDDRIEDYLTVDPMEMELGVGLVRLAAPARGGDLLPRITGVRQNVASEIGVILPKVRIRDNMRLHENQYRIKISNNVVAENTIYPDGLLAIAMSGAKGDLPGEKTRDPAFNQPAVWIEPGMRPQAEMMGYTIVEPTSVLATHLQRVSKKHADELLTRDATKHLLDELKETSPAVVDELIPGAMKIGDVQAVLQLLLREEVSIRQLARILETLGDHIGRTKDPVWLTEFVRHKLARTICTKYRDKEGRIYVVPLDPAMQDRIASGIEMERGAFARMSPQAIEMTCKSIAIGIEKLREIGKPPIVLVNPQIRPAVKQLTGNFIPDLIVLSHNEITNDTMIESMGIISDAMPGKH
- the flhF gene encoding flagellar biosynthesis protein FlhF, which translates into the protein MDIRSFRAKSMPEALELVRKELGPDAALLHTREVPQRGLKGLFGGKEIELAASSDSNLKSRFQVEEPEEESEEPEAVAPETIEQFNAPLLNDIPKDDTGIDLEAMSFSQSFFSTGPGWPPSLLRIRERLVEAEVPGFLADSICEKVLSNHALPSQQEEVVLLQAIRNELAESMHVGHDIENPHVYPRIVAAIGPTGVGKTTTIAKLAARAKFDHKRRVGLVTVDTYRIAAVDQLQTYAEIMDLPMKIVSTPMEVRGAINELSDCEQIFIDTAGRSPRDEVQVQQLRSLIKAASPDETYLVLSAPSSSKNLAEAVAKFTTVGPSSWVLTKIDEVGSLGNTLSFLQDPQLPLAYVTNGQDVPQAIAVAEAEDLVARIL
- a CDS encoding MinD/ParA family protein → MLAKRAMIGGTPAFAKAKTFVLFGGSAGVGTTTVCHNLACAMGLAGHRVATVDLNPNNAGLALLTGRTPTVSIDELLTGRLDLHEYLVPGLAASLLLPTDQSSGAGGWPVAAVDRFIEQLMGLGRHADIVLIDAGNELNPLAGELWRMAQLFLVVLNPTADAIKASYERIRSLHGYSPRKVTHVLMNRATSDSGHLDLVAGMDATAAKYLNLAIESVGHVETASEIKAASRVAQPFIQRYADHTASKSIQRIADRLVRMSLSLSQSPSSKRAA